One stretch of Natronobacterium gregoryi SP2 DNA includes these proteins:
- a CDS encoding presenilin family intramembrane aspartyl protease PSH → MNHRTRIYVAVSATVALFLAVQIGALALIEPFYESEYQAVEDPQDPTNSFLYVAIILAATALMLGAFKYDAQWLIRALIVGVSVMLAWFVFAELVPPIVTVGSVNVAAGLASVGVGLALLVHPEWYVIDATGVLMGAGAAALFGISFGLLPALLLLAVLAVYDAISVYGTEHMLDLAEGVMDLKIPVVLVVPLTLSYTYLETTGPENIEESAEKTSPQTDANPTDGDEVVPSSSGPGPEPGLTPDPDAVEQTAESEGDRDFERDALFIGLGDAVIPTILVVSAAFFLETEPLEVPLIALNVPALGALLGTLVGLVVLMYMVIKGRAHAGLPLLNGGAIGGYLLGALASGVSIATALGF, encoded by the coding sequence ATGAATCACCGGACGCGGATTTACGTCGCCGTCAGCGCGACGGTGGCGCTCTTTCTGGCCGTCCAGATCGGCGCGCTAGCGTTGATCGAGCCCTTCTACGAATCCGAGTACCAGGCGGTCGAGGATCCACAGGACCCGACGAACAGTTTCCTCTACGTCGCGATCATCCTCGCTGCAACTGCACTCATGCTCGGCGCGTTCAAGTACGACGCCCAGTGGCTGATTCGGGCCTTGATCGTCGGCGTCAGCGTGATGCTCGCCTGGTTCGTCTTCGCCGAGCTCGTCCCGCCGATCGTCACGGTCGGCTCGGTAAACGTCGCCGCCGGACTCGCGTCGGTGGGAGTGGGGCTTGCGCTTCTGGTGCATCCAGAGTGGTACGTCATCGACGCCACGGGCGTGTTGATGGGTGCCGGTGCCGCCGCGCTCTTTGGCATCAGCTTTGGACTCCTCCCGGCGTTACTGTTGCTGGCCGTCCTCGCAGTCTACGACGCCATCAGCGTCTACGGAACCGAACACATGCTCGACCTCGCCGAGGGCGTGATGGACCTGAAGATTCCTGTGGTGCTCGTAGTGCCACTGACGCTTTCCTACACTTACCTCGAGACGACCGGTCCCGAGAACATAGAAGAGTCGGCTGAGAAAACGTCACCACAGACGGACGCGAACCCAACCGACGGAGACGAAGTCGTTCCCTCGAGTTCCGGCCCCGGCCCCGAACCCGGTCTCACACCAGACCCCGACGCGGTCGAGCAAACCGCCGAGAGCGAAGGCGACCGCGACTTCGAGCGCGACGCCTTGTTCATCGGACTCGGTGACGCCGTCATCCCGACGATTCTCGTGGTCAGCGCAGCGTTCTTCCTCGAGACGGAACCGCTCGAGGTGCCGTTGATCGCGCTGAACGTGCCGGCACTGGGCGCGTTACTCGGGACGCTAGTCGGGCTGGTTGTGTTGATGTACATGGTGATCAAAGGGCGGGCACACGCGGGGCTG
- a CDS encoding H/ACA ribonucleoprotein complex subunit GAR1, with the protein MRRVGTVVRTAQGLAVLRTDDAADEDDHRQGIGTTVLDDSLEEVGRVVDVFGPVDRPYLAVTPNDDVHLPSLVGSTLYAR; encoded by the coding sequence ATGCGTCGCGTCGGTACCGTCGTCCGCACTGCACAGGGACTCGCCGTGTTGCGGACCGACGACGCCGCTGACGAGGACGACCACCGCCAGGGGATCGGAACGACAGTCCTCGACGACTCTCTCGAGGAGGTCGGCCGCGTCGTCGACGTCTTCGGGCCCGTCGACCGCCCCTATCTGGCGGTGACGCCGAACGACGACGTCCACCTGCCGTCGCTGGTCGGATCGACACTGTACGCTCGCTAG
- the srp19 gene encoding signal recognition particle subunit SRP19, whose translation MVENVIWPAYLDASLSRSEGRRVSSDLAVEEPTVDEIAKAVQQIGYDATIERDKSYSREHWAQRGRVVVRGADDSTKNDLVQAVAAYVVAMRE comes from the coding sequence ATGGTCGAAAACGTCATCTGGCCCGCCTACCTCGACGCCTCTCTCTCGAGGTCGGAGGGTCGTCGTGTCTCTAGCGATCTCGCCGTCGAAGAGCCGACGGTCGACGAAATTGCCAAGGCAGTCCAGCAGATCGGGTACGACGCCACGATCGAACGCGACAAGTCCTACTCTCGAGAGCACTGGGCCCAGCGTGGCCGGGTCGTCGTTCGCGGTGCGGACGACTCGACGAAAAACGACCTCGTTCAGGCCGTGGCGGCGTACGTCGTCGCGATGCGCGAGTGA
- a CDS encoding TetR/AcrR family transcriptional regulator, with the protein MKGFSDDERERIRTALIESGCELFVRYGLERTRIKDITEEVGIGTSTFYQFFDSKEHLYLEVLYREVERFTDDLEAEIQTVSDPREQVRITLQQTFDEVETNPIIRNLIVENEIRTLETELSELNQQALSAEFDTVFVGAKQWVEMESFKYDDPAIVSEFIRTFVFVSRCKEFPSHEGTPAYPEIRNALIETVVDGLFED; encoded by the coding sequence ATGAAAGGGTTCAGTGACGACGAACGAGAGCGGATCAGAACGGCACTGATCGAAAGCGGATGCGAGTTATTCGTCCGTTACGGACTGGAGCGGACGCGGATCAAGGATATTACCGAGGAAGTCGGTATCGGCACGAGCACGTTCTACCAGTTCTTTGACTCGAAAGAACATCTCTACCTGGAAGTGTTATATCGAGAGGTGGAACGGTTCACCGACGACCTCGAGGCGGAGATCCAGACCGTGTCCGACCCACGCGAACAGGTTCGAATTACCCTCCAGCAGACGTTCGACGAAGTCGAGACGAACCCGATAATCAGGAATCTCATCGTCGAAAACGAAATTCGAACGCTGGAAACGGAACTCTCGGAGCTGAACCAGCAAGCGCTTTCCGCCGAATTTGACACCGTCTTCGTCGGGGCCAAACAGTGGGTCGAGATGGAGTCGTTCAAGTACGATGATCCGGCTATCGTCAGCGAATTCATTCGAACCTTCGTGTTCGTCTCTCGGTGCAAGGAGTTTCCGTCCCACGAGGGAACTCCAGCGTATCCCGAAATTCGAAACGCACTGATCGAGACAGTCGTCGACGGACTTTTCGAAGACTGA
- a CDS encoding COG1361 S-layer family protein has product MRVHSVFIVALTLLLVSSGVFVAGAGTGQADETQPEDPEELYEEGYEDGIEDGQQLAQAQSPLPAHGEPDLRLHAPNPIVQPGETNEVPLVVTNDGELERGTDDVRDAVTTARSVEIDANADDTPLTVKSGTLAIGPVPESQPNDAAQLAVDVPDDVDAGTYTIDVDISYSYTWRSTSGSSVYERSTTDRTSIDVTVDDDARFEIVDVSTDAQIGDTGTLTTAIKNVGNETATDVNVALESMSSSLLFGSLEHETTTPQDTAMVNELEPNETATVRYDVSVMPDTSERYYMIDGTVSFKTADGLQRADDSPSAGVAPMAEQQFSIGDVRSDLHVGEDGDLRGVLTNDGPSKAANVVVHFTEESPTIIPIEPSIAVGSLEPGESASFTLPLDVSSEAEPIDRVLDLAVQYRTSDFEQRMDDDLEVVTAVSEQRDAFTLDVLDREITAGDEKHVDVEVTNNLDEAVTDIEANLFASDPLDSDDDEAFVESLEPGETASITFELEADAGATEKTYPISFDFRYDDASGTSQLSDTTRVAIDVLEGGAGLPVGLIVTLTLLGTGAGAYVYQRR; this is encoded by the coding sequence ATGCGGGTACACTCCGTTTTTATTGTCGCCCTAACGCTGTTGCTGGTCTCGTCGGGCGTATTCGTAGCCGGAGCCGGCACGGGACAGGCCGACGAGACACAGCCCGAGGACCCAGAGGAACTGTACGAAGAAGGGTACGAAGACGGAATAGAAGACGGACAGCAACTGGCACAGGCCCAGAGCCCGCTCCCAGCACACGGTGAACCGGACCTACGTCTACACGCACCGAACCCGATCGTTCAGCCAGGAGAGACGAACGAAGTACCCCTCGTCGTGACGAACGACGGCGAACTCGAACGAGGAACAGACGACGTGCGCGACGCCGTAACGACGGCACGAAGCGTCGAAATCGACGCCAACGCCGACGACACGCCACTCACAGTCAAAAGCGGCACTTTGGCAATCGGGCCCGTTCCCGAGAGCCAGCCAAACGACGCTGCACAACTCGCAGTCGACGTTCCCGACGACGTCGACGCAGGTACGTACACGATCGACGTCGACATCTCCTACTCCTATACGTGGCGTTCAACCTCGGGGAGCAGCGTCTACGAACGTTCGACGACAGACCGGACGTCGATCGATGTCACCGTAGACGACGATGCGCGGTTCGAAATCGTCGACGTCTCGACCGATGCACAGATCGGTGACACGGGGACACTGACGACAGCTATCAAGAACGTCGGAAACGAAACTGCGACGGACGTCAACGTCGCTCTGGAGTCGATGAGCAGTAGCCTCTTGTTCGGTAGTCTGGAACACGAAACGACGACGCCACAAGACACCGCGATGGTCAACGAACTCGAGCCCAACGAGACGGCAACGGTGCGCTATGACGTGTCCGTGATGCCAGACACGAGCGAGCGATACTACATGATAGACGGCACCGTCTCGTTCAAAACCGCAGACGGTCTCCAGCGGGCCGACGACAGTCCGAGCGCAGGTGTCGCTCCGATGGCAGAACAGCAGTTCAGCATCGGAGACGTTCGGTCGGATCTCCACGTCGGTGAGGACGGCGATCTTCGCGGTGTACTCACGAACGACGGCCCAAGCAAAGCTGCAAACGTCGTCGTCCACTTCACGGAAGAATCGCCGACGATCATCCCAATCGAACCGAGCATCGCGGTCGGCTCACTCGAGCCAGGTGAGTCCGCGTCGTTTACCCTCCCGCTCGACGTAAGCAGCGAGGCCGAACCGATCGACAGAGTACTCGATCTCGCCGTACAGTACCGAACCTCGGACTTCGAACAGCGGATGGACGACGATCTCGAGGTCGTCACAGCGGTGAGCGAACAGCGTGACGCGTTCACGCTCGACGTTCTCGACCGAGAAATCACTGCCGGCGACGAAAAACACGTCGACGTCGAGGTGACGAACAACCTCGACGAGGCAGTGACGGACATCGAAGCGAACCTCTTCGCCAGCGATCCGCTCGATAGCGACGACGACGAAGCGTTCGTCGAATCACTCGAGCCCGGAGAAACCGCCTCGATAACGTTCGAACTCGAGGCAGATGCTGGTGCGACCGAAAAGACGTATCCGATCTCGTTCGACTTCCGGTACGACGATGCGTCCGGGACGAGCCAACTGTCCGACACCACCCGAGTCGCCATCGACGTCCTCGAAGGCGGCGCTGGACTCCCAGTCGGACTGATCGTTACGCTCACCCTTCTCGGGACAGGTGCTGGCGCGTACGTCTATCAGCGGCGATGA